The genomic DNA TGCCAGTCCGTCGCTAAAATGTCACAATCGGTCGGTGACCACATACTATAGGCTTCATCGTCCGTCTTAATTAAAAAATACGGGTTCAGCGGATCACCTTTAAAGGTCGTCGGTGCTTGTAGTTCTACAAATAATTCCGTGCCTTCCCAACCTGTCCGAACGGCACGTTTGCCAGCTTTTAGTGCGGGTAAGATTGCTTCAAATGTCATTATAAATGCCTCCAATTATTAATACCCAAATCGTATCATAATCATGCAAGGAGTGACAGGTAAAAATTGGTACCAACAAATTGTCTATTTTACTGGTACGGACCAATTATTTGTGCGATAATGTAAGCGAATACAGAAATTAATTACTACTTGGAGGAATTTTTAATGAGTAAACTTGGTGTTTCGGTCTATCCCGAACGATCAACCTTTGAAAAAGACGCGGCATACCTTGATTTAGCCGCAAAATATGGCTACCAGCGGGTCTTCACGTCCCTGCTTGAAATTAAGGGCGATCAGGCCGCAGTCGTTGCTAACTTTAAGAAAGTTATCACTTATGCAAACCAACTTGGCTTGCAAGTCATGGTCGACGTCAATCCGGACCTCTTTAAACAACTTGGTGTCTCCTATGACGACCTGTCATTCTTCCATGATCTTGGTGCTTGGGGCGTTCGGCTCGACTTGGGATTCACCGGTCAAGAAGAAGCACGGATGACGCACAATGAATTTGGCATTAAGATTGAAGTTAACATGTCTAAAGGAACCCACTATGTTGACACTATTATGGATTATTCACCTGAAAAGGATAACTTACTGGGTTCTCATAACTTCTATCCACAGCAATACACTGGCCTCGGCTACGACTACTTTGTTCAGACTTCTGAACAATACCGTCAGTACGGTATCAATACTGCCGCCTTCGTCTCATCAAGCGACGCAACATATGGTCCTTGGCCAATGCAAGATGGCTTATGTACCCTTGAAGATCACCGTGGTTTACCGATTGCGGCTCAAGTCCAACACTTGAAGATGACGGGCTTGATTGATGACGTCTTAATTGGTAACGCCTATGCAAGCGAAGCCGAACTAAAAGCTGCCGCTGAAGTCTTCTTTAGCCCTTACCCGCTCCTACACGTTGAAACCGTTGCTGATTTATCAGCGGTTGAAG from Lactiplantibacillus paraplantarum includes the following:
- a CDS encoding DUF871 domain-containing protein, which encodes MSKLGVSVYPERSTFEKDAAYLDLAAKYGYQRVFTSLLEIKGDQAAVVANFKKVITYANQLGLQVMVDVNPDLFKQLGVSYDDLSFFHDLGAWGVRLDLGFTGQEEARMTHNEFGIKIEVNMSKGTHYVDTIMDYSPEKDNLLGSHNFYPQQYTGLGYDYFVQTSEQYRQYGINTAAFVSSSDATYGPWPMQDGLCTLEDHRGLPIAAQVQHLKMTGLIDDVLIGNAYASEAELKAAAEVFFSPYPLLHVETVADLSAVEEKVLFAQPQTYRGDFSDYVIRSSQTRVIYKDEAFPAHHLDAIHAGDVLIDNDEFGQYKGELQIARQDLENTGRINVVGHITKSDLPCLNLLQPWADFKFIAAK
- a CDS encoding DUF2829 domain-containing protein — encoded protein: MTFEAILPALKAGKRAVRTGWEGTELFVELQAPTTFKGDPLNPYFLIKTDDEAYSMWSPTDCDILATDWQLVD